Proteins encoded in a region of the Homo sapiens chromosome 20, GRCh38.p14 Primary Assembly genome:
- the ROMO1 gene encoding reactive oxygen species modulator 1, whose translation MPVAVGPYGQSQPSCFDRVKMGFVMGCAVGMAAGALFGTFSCLRIGMRGRELMGGIGKTMMQSGGTFGTFMAIGMGIRC comes from the exons ATGCCGGTGGCCGTGGGTCCCTACGGACAGTCCCAGCCAAGCTGCTTCGACCGTGTCAAAATGGGCTTCGTGATGGGTTGCGCCGTGGGCATGGCGGCCGGGGCGCTCTTCGGCACCTTTTCCTGTCTCAG GATCGGAATGCGGGGTCGAGAGCTGATGGGCGGCATTGGGAAAACCATGATGCAGAGTGGCGGCACCTTTGGCACATTCATGGCCATTGGGATGGGCATCCGATGCTAA